The region TGGGACCGGTGGTCCGAATTACTGTGATCACTATCGATTAGAGACGCTTGGTGAGTTGACGTACCACGGCGACGGTCAAATCAAAGATGAAGACTATGTTTATGGTTCGTTCATCCAAAGCAAGATGTACCACAAGAGCATTCGTTGTACCGACTGTCATGATCCACACTCACTAAAGCTTAAACACCCAGGCAATCAGACCTGTACGTCGTGCCATCAGCACCCTGCCGGAAAGTACGATGTTGTTTCGCACCATCAGCACGCACCAGGATCCGAAGGTGCAAAGTGCGTGAATTGTCATATGCCCGAGACGACTTATATGGAAGTCGACCCACGGCGTGACCACAGCATTCGAGTGCCTCGCCCGGATTTGTCGGTCTCATTGGGGACGCCCAACGCTTGCAGTCGCTGTCACGTTCAGGACCAGCTGAAAAACTTGGCACCGGAGCAGAAGAGCCGATTCGAAGCCTATGACTATGCACGGTGGCTTCGGGTTGCCGAAGAGACTCCCGAGATGCCGATTGGGAATGATGGTGAATCGATTCGACAGTTGATCAAAGAGACGGATCAGTGGTGCGACGCTGCGTGTGACCAATGGTATGGAGCAGAACGCAAAAAGGAGCCGCATTTCGCAGAAGCTCTTGTGCCGCTCCGCCAAGGTGATCCCGAAGGCATTGAACGCGCAGCGGAGTTTCTCTCTTATGACGACCACCGGGCTCCGGCAATCGCGCGTGCGACACTTTTGGAAGAGCTCGCCCGGCGGCGTGTGATGGGGCTGCCCAACTTGGTCAATTCAATTTTGAATGACCAAGATGAACACCCAATGGTTCGTTCCAGTGCCGCATCCATTCTGCCTTCGACCGGTTCGACCCAAACTCGCGAACAGCTTGTCAAGTTGCTCGACGATCCATCGCGTTTGGTGCGCTCGACGGCTGCCCAAAGTTTGGTGCATTCACAAGAGCTATCGCGTTTGTCAGCTGCTCAACGTGCCAAGTTAAATACCGCTTTGGATGAAGTTCACGACGAGTTGATGGTTTCATCGGACCGTTCGGGAGCCCACCTTGGCTGGGGGATCATTTGCGAACGATTGGGGCGAATTCCGGATGCGATCAATGCGTATCAAGATGCCATTCGTGTCGAGCCGAGGACGACCGGTCCGCATGCAAATCTGGCATCGCTTTATGAGCGAATCGCTGAGAGCGTTAATCCAGCCGAGCGCGAAAAATACCTTGCCGCAGCAGCTAAACTTAGGAAACAGAATTTGGGGCTTTTGGCTCGCGATGCGGAACTGGCTCCGGAATTGGCACCGATCCAATTTCAGTACGGTTTGGCTCTTTATCTGGATGGGCAACTCGACAAGTCGTTGGAACAATTGAAAAAAGCTGTCGATCTTGATCCCGAAAACCCGCAGTTCAAAGTGGCCTATGATGAGCTTCGGGCCAAACTGGAGTCGGATGCCGGGCAGTAAACATGACAGGTTTTGCAGCCAGCAGATTTTGATTGTCGCCCTTCACTCCGTGAAGGTAGCGTTCCGTCCCCAGGATCATGCGGAGGAGAAGGTGCAAAACAAAGTCATCAGGCTGCTCAGCGACGAGGCGTTTAACAACCACTTTGCTCCGATAATGTCGAACGTGAATGCGTGCTTTGCTAAAATACTTCGCCGATTTATGGAACAATTGGACCGGTGATCGTGAGATGGAGTTGGCGATCCGCAAGTATCTCAACAGCAACGGATACTTCGGTAGCTCCATGAAGCTACAAAATGTGCGATTGGTCGCGGTCCAGCGCCCCGGTTGGCTTCAGATCTATCGGTTCGAAGCGGTGGCGCGTGTCGAGCTACCGGCTTCTGATGGTCCGGAACCGGAACCGGTGTATCATCAGCTCTACGGGTTGGTGAAGGACGACATTCGGCACAAAATACTGGTGGTTCGGGCATTCGAGTCGTCTTTGCAGCGACGCAAACTGTATCGCGAATGGGCCGAGGATTTGATCGAGCTGCGCGGGGCGCATGGCTTAGGCTAGTGGTCAGTCGATTTGCGACTGCCGCCTTTCAATCCGCGGGAGTAGCGGTTTTCCGGCTGGGTTGGCAGAATCGAAGGTGACTTTAGAAAAGGCCAAAGCTGAAGATCAACAAGTCCTTTGCGTTCGGGCGAACCACACGATTCCTTTTGATGAAACTACAACAACGTTGACAACGTGATGCGAATTTATCAATCACTGCTCGTTCTTTTGTTCGCCACCACACAGGTAGCGATTCCCCAAGAGCCGGCTAGTAAAGAAGACGTCCAAACGAGTGATCCCGCTGCGGCTGTCGACGAGCAAGAGCTATCTGCGGAAAAAGAAGCCGAGTTGATTTCGTCCACACGGCAGATCACGTTCGAAGGCCGCCGCGCCGGTGAAGGCTACTTCAGTCGTGACGGGCAGAAGATGGTCTTCCAAAGTGAGCGTGATCCAGCCAATCCGTTCTATCAAATCTTCTTGATGGACTTGGCAACCGGTGACATTGAAAAGGTTTCGCCGGGACAGGGCCGAACAACCTGTGCTTGGATTCATCCCGAAGGCGACCGGGTATTGTTTTCGAGTACACATCATGACCCGACCTCGGTCGCCCAGCAACAAGACCTGCTGCAGCGTCGGCTGACCGGTGATGTGCCACGCTACGAATGGAACTACGACCCGGAATATGAGCTTTATGAACGTCTCGACGACGGATCGTACAAGCGATTGTCCAATGCGAGGGGCTATGATGCCGAGGCGAGCTACAGCCCCGACGGAACACAGATCGTTTTCGCATCCAACCGCGCTGCCTATCAAAAACAGCTTTCGGAGCGAGAAACAGAACTGCTGAAGCATGATCAGCAGTACTTCATCGACCTCTATATCATGGATGCAGATGGTTCGAACGTCCGGCAGCTAACCGATGTTCCAGGCTACGATGGCGGGCCGTTCTTTTCACCTGATGGCGAACGCATCTGCTGGCGACGTTTTGCCGAAGACGGCCTGACTGCCGAAATCTATACGATGAAACGGGACGGTTCGGACGTCCGACGATTGACCGAAATCAATGCCATGAGTTGGGCGCCATTTTTTCATCCCAGTGGCGACTATCTGATCTTCACGACCAATCGCCATGGGTTTGGCAACTTTGAACTCTATTGCGTGCGGGCGGATGGCAAGGGCGAACCAGTGCGTGTGACTTACACCGATGGCTTTGACGGGTTGCCAGTGTTCCTGCCGGATGGGAATCAACTGTCTTGGACAAGCAATCGTACTCCGGAAAAACGTTCGCAGATCTTTTTGGGGAAATGGAACGATGCCGAGATTCGCAAGCGATTGGGGATCGGCGAATCCGGTGATCAAACAGACGCTTCGGAAGCAGCGAAGTTGGCTGCGGAGGAATCGTTGCCCGATTTTTCACCTCAGGATGTGGCTCGACACGTCGACTATCTAACTCGCCCTGAACTGGAAGGCCGATTGACCGGAACCGAAGGGGAGAAACGGGCGACCGCTTACGTCGCGGCTTATTTGGAAAGCCTGGGGTTTGTACCAGCGGGCCAAGACGGAACGTTCTTTGATGAATTTGAATTTCCCGCAGGTTGTGAAATTGCGGACGGAAATGAGCTATCGATTGGGGACACCAAAGCGGAGCTGAATCGCGATTGGCGTCCGCTCGCGTTTTCCGCAGATATCGAAATTGAGCCCACCGAAGTTGTCTTTGCGGGCTATGGAATGCGAGTGCCAGGCTCGGATGAAGTTCAGGAGTATGACAGCTATGTGCACCTGAACGTTGCCGGTCGATGGGTGATGGTTTTTCGCGATATGCCACAAGACATTTCTCCCGAACGTCGGCAGCAAATGGCTCGTTACAGTTCGCCGCGTCGAAAAGCATCCTTTGCTCGTGATCTCGGTGCGAAAGGGATCATCTTCGTCGCTGGCCCGACCAGTAAAGTTCGCAATCAACTGATCCAATTTGATTCCGCAGCGTCAGCATCGGGAGTCAGCATCGCGGCCATTTCGATCACCAACGAGATGGCGGAAAAATTGTTCTCAGAGGCTGACGGCAAGCTTGCCGAGCAACAAGCGTCACTCGATGGCGGTGAGATGGCGTTGGGCTACCTTCTTGAAGGTGAACGTGTCGGGACGTCAATCACGGTTGAGAGGAAAACGGGAGTCGGTCGCAACGTCATTGCTCGATTGCCCGCTGATGAGTCAAAGGATGAACCGACTTATCCTTTCGTTTCGATCGGTGCTCACGTGGATCACCTCGGTCGCGGAGCGGGTAGCAATTCGCTCGCGCGTGAAGACGAACTTGATCAGGTTCACCAAGGCGCCGATGACAACGCATCTGGTGTCGCTGCTATGCTGGAAATCGCCCAGTATCTGGCTTCGGAAAAGAACGCCGGTCGCTTAAAGATGCAGCGTGATCTGCTGATCGCGGCTTGGAGTGGTGAGGAACTGGGCTTGTATGGTTCGCAGGCATTTGTTGAATCGTTCGATGAATTTTTTCCAGATGCGCCGAAGTCAGAAATTGATCCCGAAGCGGAACGGATCGCCCAAGCACATGGGATGACCAACAACGCAAAGCCACTGACCAAAGCTGTCGCGGTTTATTTGAATTTGGATATGGTCGGTCGCTTGCGTGAAAAGTTGATCGTTCAAGGGATCGGATCGTCGCCAAAGTTTGAAGCGTTGGTGAATCGCCGAAACGTGCCTGTTGGGTTGCCGCTGACGCTGGACAAGACCAGCACGCGTTTGCCTACCGACGCGTCAGCATTTGTGTCACGCGATGTGCCAATCCTTTCGGCCTTCACAGGAGCTCATGAGGACTATCACACTCCACGTGATACGAAGGAAAAGCTCAACTACGACGGTGCCGCTGACACGGCGAAGTTGTTTGCTCTGCTGTCGCGAGGCTTTTTGACAGATGATTCCGTACCGGAGTTCAAGCTCGAAGAAGGGCCTCGCGATGAAGAGGAAGTCCCGCGTGCGAGGTTGACTGCTTCACTCGGGACAGTTCCAGACTACGGTGCCGGCAAAATCAAAGGGCAAAAGCTGAGCGGTGTGCGACCGGGAACCCCTGCCGCCGATGCCGGTCTGCAAGGCGGCGATATTGTCGTCGAGTTGGCAGGTCGCAAGATCGAAGATATCTACGACTACACCTACGCGATCGAAGCGTTGAAGATTGGGGAAGAGACAACGATCAAGGTTCAGCGTGATGACAAAACGTTGAGCATCAAGATCACGCCTGCAGCTCGCGAGTAGTCATGCACATCGCCATTGCGGCGAAGCTTTGCTTTCGCAGTGGAGCTTCGCTGTCGATGACTAACGTCGTCGGTTACAAACGAGCTAGCGGATAAGATCCCAAAACTTCTAGGCGTCTGGTGAACGTGCCGAGATCTTCAATTGCTTTTTGAGCATCCGCATTAGCGCGATGCCCAGCAAATTCGACGAAAAAGAGGTATTCGTTTCGAGAGTCAGGTGAGGGAAAGGATTCAATCCAAGTCAGGTTCAAGTTTGCCTCGCTAAAGACTGTCATCGCTTGGGCAAGAGCACCAGGCTGATGTTCGACTTGAAACAAGATGGAGGTTTTGTCGTCACCGGTCGGTTCGGTTTCGTCCCGACCGAGGACTGCAAATCGTGTTACGTTGTCTTGTCGATCTTCGATGTCGGCGTTCAACACCGTCAATCCGTAGGCTTGTCCAGCAGCCATACTTGCGACCGCCGCGATATGGGGCGATTGCGATGCCGATTCCGCCGCCGCAGTCGTGCTGCTGACCTCGATC is a window of Stieleria sp. JC731 DNA encoding:
- a CDS encoding M28 family peptidase, whose amino-acid sequence is MRIYQSLLVLLFATTQVAIPQEPASKEDVQTSDPAAAVDEQELSAEKEAELISSTRQITFEGRRAGEGYFSRDGQKMVFQSERDPANPFYQIFLMDLATGDIEKVSPGQGRTTCAWIHPEGDRVLFSSTHHDPTSVAQQQDLLQRRLTGDVPRYEWNYDPEYELYERLDDGSYKRLSNARGYDAEASYSPDGTQIVFASNRAAYQKQLSERETELLKHDQQYFIDLYIMDADGSNVRQLTDVPGYDGGPFFSPDGERICWRRFAEDGLTAEIYTMKRDGSDVRRLTEINAMSWAPFFHPSGDYLIFTTNRHGFGNFELYCVRADGKGEPVRVTYTDGFDGLPVFLPDGNQLSWTSNRTPEKRSQIFLGKWNDAEIRKRLGIGESGDQTDASEAAKLAAEESLPDFSPQDVARHVDYLTRPELEGRLTGTEGEKRATAYVAAYLESLGFVPAGQDGTFFDEFEFPAGCEIADGNELSIGDTKAELNRDWRPLAFSADIEIEPTEVVFAGYGMRVPGSDEVQEYDSYVHLNVAGRWVMVFRDMPQDISPERRQQMARYSSPRRKASFARDLGAKGIIFVAGPTSKVRNQLIQFDSAASASGVSIAAISITNEMAEKLFSEADGKLAEQQASLDGGEMALGYLLEGERVGTSITVERKTGVGRNVIARLPADESKDEPTYPFVSIGAHVDHLGRGAGSNSLAREDELDQVHQGADDNASGVAAMLEIAQYLASEKNAGRLKMQRDLLIAAWSGEELGLYGSQAFVESFDEFFPDAPKSEIDPEAERIAQAHGMTNNAKPLTKAVAVYLNLDMVGRLREKLIVQGIGSSPKFEALVNRRNVPVGLPLTLDKTSTRLPTDASAFVSRDVPILSAFTGAHEDYHTPRDTKEKLNYDGAADTAKLFALLSRGFLTDDSVPEFKLEEGPRDEEEVPRARLTASLGTVPDYGAGKIKGQKLSGVRPGTPAADAGLQGGDIVVELAGRKIEDIYDYTYAIEALKIGEETTIKVQRDDKTLSIKITPAARE
- a CDS encoding HEAT repeat domain-containing protein — protein: MSARRHKKQSVRPLDAKKSPSASSDADQGVPPSTDTIANDGARANVKRPRWLLFASVIVLLAAGGVFADYFSAMPEGITPTFVGRQACVDCHQAETKAFIGSDHDKAMDLATDETVLGDFNDVTFEHDGLQNRMYRDGKRFMVHTDGEDGQMHDFEVKYVFGVYPLQQYMVEFDDDKPSPDKGKSSESADSNSGPDQAEPATCEVGRLQVLRISWDSRDKRWFYLRPPDVSDKLAADDPLHWTGIAQRWQTMCAECHSTNLQTNFDPKTVTYHTTFSEIDVSCEACHGPASLHVELANKKSMFWDRRYGYGLVNQLKGDDPEPQLQTCAPCHSRRGVMDDSGTGGPNYCDHYRLETLGELTYHGDGQIKDEDYVYGSFIQSKMYHKSIRCTDCHDPHSLKLKHPGNQTCTSCHQHPAGKYDVVSHHQHAPGSEGAKCVNCHMPETTYMEVDPRRDHSIRVPRPDLSVSLGTPNACSRCHVQDQLKNLAPEQKSRFEAYDYARWLRVAEETPEMPIGNDGESIRQLIKETDQWCDAACDQWYGAERKKEPHFAEALVPLRQGDPEGIERAAEFLSYDDHRAPAIARATLLEELARRRVMGLPNLVNSILNDQDEHPMVRSSAASILPSTGSTQTREQLVKLLDDPSRLVRSTAAQSLVHSQELSRLSAAQRAKLNTALDEVHDELMVSSDRSGAHLGWGIICERLGRIPDAINAYQDAIRVEPRTTGPHANLASLYERIAESVNPAEREKYLAAAAKLRKQNLGLLARDAELAPELAPIQFQYGLALYLDGQLDKSLEQLKKAVDLDPENPQFKVAYDELRAKLESDAGQ